In one Candidatus Planktophila versatilis genomic region, the following are encoded:
- a CDS encoding U32 family peptidase, with amino-acid sequence MANWPSTRDPKGPMKKSISLLKNQGVQSQDADAIPESAKRFKDGSRWKIEIPSVEGPAAFKVVLEEAKKRKLKIDRISQGSGIMMQTDDEIAEMVAIGKKEKIEVCLFVGPRAAWDIGKQPVSSAGGVAAPTLRGADQLRYAVEDVLHGASLGLRSVLVGDLGLLAVLGEAKKKGDLPKDFILKTSVALPCTNPATAKILEELGASTLNLATDLSLQQIAAIRAQVDVPLDVYVEGPDDFGGAVRHYEVPDLVRVAAPVYLKFTVRNSPGLYPSGGHIQGLVESTARERVRRASIGHSMLTRYDYKG; translated from the coding sequence ATGGCTAACTGGCCTTCAACTCGAGATCCAAAAGGACCGATGAAGAAGTCAATTTCACTTCTTAAGAACCAAGGTGTGCAGAGCCAAGATGCAGATGCAATTCCCGAATCTGCAAAGCGATTTAAAGATGGCAGTCGTTGGAAAATTGAGATTCCATCTGTCGAAGGTCCAGCAGCCTTCAAGGTTGTTCTTGAAGAAGCAAAGAAACGTAAACTAAAGATTGATCGCATCTCCCAAGGTTCCGGCATCATGATGCAAACTGATGATGAAATCGCAGAGATGGTGGCAATAGGCAAGAAAGAAAAGATTGAGGTCTGTCTCTTTGTTGGCCCGCGCGCTGCATGGGATATCGGAAAGCAACCTGTCTCATCCGCTGGCGGAGTAGCCGCGCCTACTCTTCGTGGTGCTGATCAACTTCGTTATGCAGTTGAAGATGTGCTCCATGGTGCAAGCCTTGGACTTCGCTCCGTTCTTGTCGGAGATCTAGGACTACTTGCCGTTCTGGGTGAAGCGAAGAAGAAGGGCGATTTGCCGAAAGATTTCATTTTGAAAACCTCGGTCGCGCTGCCTTGCACTAATCCAGCTACGGCAAAGATTTTGGAAGAGCTAGGTGCATCAACTCTTAATCTTGCAACAGATCTATCGCTGCAACAGATTGCTGCAATTCGTGCCCAGGTAGATGTTCCACTCGATGTTTACGTTGAGGGTCCCGATGATTTCGGTGGGGCTGTTCGTCACTATGAAGTTCCAGACTTAGTACGAGTTGCCGCCCCTGTTTATCTGAAATTTACGGTGCGCAACTCTCCTGGCCTCTATCCATCCGGCGGCCATATCCAAGGTCTCGTTGAATCAACAGCGCGCGAACGTGTTCGTAGAGCGTCAATTGGTCACTCCATGCTTACGCGCTATGACTACAAGGGTTAA
- a CDS encoding SDR family oxidoreductase yields the protein MATNNVLIFGATGALGGAIHARFVKADWNVYCAVRSPSTLAHSFLLPITKDHLPAEIADVEFDAVIFAQGTNTNDSVISGQTQELLRVFEGNVVAITEATAGLMHHDKIKRGARIVILSSLWELSTRQDKMSYTVSKAAVGGLVRSMAVDLGRAKGILVNGILPGIVKTPMAEKLLTAAQIANVENATPGGRLVTPEDVGNSAYLLASESNTAISGQSIFVDNAFSVSRVI from the coding sequence GTGGCAACAAATAACGTTCTAATCTTTGGTGCAACGGGTGCCCTAGGTGGCGCTATCCATGCTCGATTTGTGAAAGCCGATTGGAACGTTTACTGCGCGGTGCGTTCACCATCAACACTTGCCCACTCTTTTCTCTTGCCAATAACCAAGGACCATCTTCCGGCTGAGATTGCAGATGTTGAATTCGATGCCGTTATTTTTGCGCAAGGAACGAACACAAATGACAGTGTGATAAGCGGTCAGACTCAAGAGCTGCTACGTGTATTCGAAGGTAACGTGGTCGCAATCACCGAGGCAACAGCTGGGTTGATGCACCACGATAAAATCAAACGAGGTGCGCGAATAGTTATCTTAAGTTCGCTGTGGGAGCTATCTACTCGCCAAGATAAAATGTCTTACACCGTCTCTAAAGCCGCGGTAGGCGGACTAGTAAGATCAATGGCGGTAGATCTTGGTCGTGCAAAAGGAATTCTTGTTAACGGAATTCTCCCCGGGATCGTAAAAACACCAATGGCGGAGAAATTGCTTACAGCTGCACAGATAGCGAATGTGGAAAATGCAACCCCAGGTGGAAGATTGGTTACTCCGGAAGATGTTGGAAATAGCGCTTACTTATTAGCCAGCGAATCAAATACGGCGATTTCAGGACAAAGCATCTTCGTAGATAATGCATTCTCGGTTTCGAGAGTTATTTAA
- a CDS encoding phosphotransferase: MSVELLTEDTVVAYLQARGVISDTEKATVEILTGGVSNVVLAVQTPSKDLVLKQALAELKVATKWEADQRRAIVEAHAIETFHALSPQQVPALVDYDPDLFTLVLERVPHSATVWKSDLLQGVIYPEIGAKLGHTLATWHNFGRSSEESRKKFSEDLLFEQLRITPFYGTVAGKNPPLSPRIMSLVKELKSEKTTLVHGDFSPKNIMISEDQDIYILDFEVTHTGNPVFDLAFLTAHLLCKFHREQDSHNRGLLRQTAQDFLKAYDAESEITHAPSLAWHTALIALARVEGTSLVNYLDESAQIGLTKLCKGALSETAPMNLLELFNGESQ; encoded by the coding sequence ATGAGTGTTGAACTTCTCACTGAAGATACGGTAGTTGCATATCTTCAAGCTAGAGGGGTCATTTCTGACACTGAGAAAGCAACAGTTGAAATCCTGACTGGTGGCGTTTCCAATGTAGTTCTTGCTGTTCAGACTCCATCGAAAGACTTGGTATTAAAGCAGGCACTTGCCGAGTTAAAGGTGGCAACAAAATGGGAGGCAGATCAACGCCGGGCCATTGTTGAGGCCCATGCAATCGAGACTTTTCACGCTCTCTCCCCACAACAAGTGCCAGCGCTTGTTGATTACGATCCTGACTTATTCACCCTCGTACTCGAGCGAGTTCCACATTCTGCAACGGTCTGGAAGTCAGATTTACTTCAAGGGGTTATCTATCCAGAGATAGGGGCAAAACTTGGCCACACGCTAGCTACGTGGCATAACTTTGGGCGTAGCTCCGAAGAATCAAGAAAGAAATTCTCGGAAGATTTACTCTTTGAACAACTTCGCATTACTCCCTTTTATGGCACCGTTGCTGGTAAGAATCCGCCGCTGTCTCCAAGAATTATGAGCTTGGTCAAGGAGTTAAAGAGTGAAAAAACGACGCTAGTTCATGGCGACTTTTCACCGAAGAACATAATGATCAGTGAAGATCAAGATATATACATTCTAGATTTTGAGGTGACGCATACTGGTAATCCAGTATTTGATTTAGCTTTTCTCACTGCCCACTTACTCTGTAAATTTCATCGAGAGCAAGATTCTCATAACCGAGGACTCCTTCGTCAAACAGCGCAGGATTTCCTTAAGGCATACGATGCCGAGAGCGAAATTACACATGCACCCTCTCTTGCTTGGCACACCGCACTCATCGCACTTGCCCGAGTTGAGGGAACTTCACTAGTAAATTACTTAGATGAATCAGCTCAAATCGGGCTGACCAAGCTATGCAAGGGTGCCCTCTCTGAGACAGCTCCCATGAATTTACTAGAACTATTTAACGGGGAATCTCAATGA
- the eno gene encoding phosphopyruvate hydratase, whose translation MKITRVQAFQVLDSRGRPTVAAAITLADTSVHTARVPSGASTGAHEALELRDAGTALAEKFYGGKSVFTAVANINTKIAPALVGKEVALHTIDNQIREIDPSTSRKGLGANATLAVSLAGAKAEAHSKNQSLARFFTPTGNLLLPMPMVNILSGGAHANRTLDIQDVLVLPHGATSFSEALSWIVAIRELAAVRGKDKGLVTHLVADEGGLGIPFDSIEDACSFVVSCIEEIGLKPAVDVSLALDIASTQFFENGQYQLHNAKQSYTSAEFVDFITNLVKNQPIISIEDPFAEDDWDSWKNFASVAPPHLQLLGDDLFTTSQSRLERGIAEKSANAILIKPNQNGLVSDTLRVLESAHGAGFKTVFSARSGETEDSWLADLATGSKAQQIKVGSTHGSERTAKWNRLLELEATEETSFAQPF comes from the coding sequence ATGAAGATCACAAGAGTTCAGGCATTCCAAGTCCTTGATTCCCGGGGTCGCCCGACAGTGGCTGCAGCGATCACCCTTGCTGACACATCTGTTCATACCGCTCGAGTTCCATCAGGTGCCTCGACAGGTGCTCATGAAGCTCTTGAATTACGAGATGCCGGCACTGCTCTTGCCGAGAAGTTCTATGGTGGTAAGTCAGTATTTACCGCAGTTGCAAATATAAATACAAAAATTGCACCAGCACTTGTTGGTAAAGAAGTTGCCCTCCACACCATTGACAATCAAATAAGGGAAATTGATCCGAGTACCAGCCGTAAGGGGTTAGGAGCAAACGCCACGCTTGCAGTCTCACTTGCTGGCGCAAAAGCGGAGGCACATAGTAAGAACCAATCACTGGCTCGTTTTTTCACCCCCACCGGCAATCTCCTACTTCCAATGCCGATGGTTAATATTCTCTCGGGTGGTGCTCATGCCAACCGCACATTGGATATTCAAGATGTACTTGTACTTCCACATGGTGCAACATCTTTCTCAGAAGCCCTTTCCTGGATTGTTGCAATACGAGAGCTTGCTGCGGTTCGAGGCAAGGATAAAGGCCTAGTTACTCACCTAGTTGCAGATGAAGGTGGCCTCGGAATTCCATTTGATTCGATAGAGGATGCCTGCTCTTTTGTGGTCTCATGTATTGAGGAGATTGGCCTAAAGCCAGCTGTCGATGTCTCCCTTGCGCTAGATATTGCATCCACACAATTCTTTGAAAATGGTCAGTATCAACTTCATAATGCAAAGCAGAGTTACACATCAGCAGAATTTGTAGATTTCATCACCAATCTTGTGAAGAACCAACCCATCATCTCGATTGAAGATCCTTTCGCTGAAGATGACTGGGATTCATGGAAAAATTTTGCATCAGTTGCACCGCCACATTTGCAATTACTTGGTGATGATTTGTTTACAACGAGCCAGTCGCGACTTGAGCGTGGGATTGCGGAGAAGAGTGCAAACGCAATTCTTATCAAGCCGAATCAGAATGGGCTGGTCTCTGACACTCTTCGCGTCCTCGAAAGCGCCCATGGGGCGGGCTTTAAGACTGTTTTTTCCGCTCGCTCTGGTGAAACTGAAGATAGTTGGCTGGCAGATTTAGCAACAGGTTCGAAGGCGCAGCAAATTAAAGTGGGCTCAACCCATGGCTCAGAACGCACTGCAAAATGGAACCGCTTACTTGAGTTAGAAGCTACGGAAGAGACGAGCTTCGCTCAACCATTCTAA